From Candidatus Dormiibacterota bacterium:
AGATCAGGATGCGATCCCCGGGGCTCAGCCACTCGCGGAACGCGAGGTAGAGCGCGAGACGACCCGACGGGACGTACAGCGCCTCCCGGTCATAACGGTCGCGGAAGAACTCCTCGATTCCACGGGCAGGGAACCTCATCGAGCGGTATCCTCCGACGCCGCGGCGAGCTCGCGAGCCTTGCGCGCCTGTCGTCGGATCCTCCACCGATCCCGGGCTTCCACGAGTCGTTCGGGGAGATGCCCCCGAACCCAGAGTCTGGCGTCCCGGAGCCTCGCGGTGCTCAGGTAGGCGAACCCCCCCGCCGGGCCCCGGGCCCCGATCCGCGCGCGCTGGACGTAGTGCGGGGTGGTCCCCCAGCGGATCTTGTATTCTTCCACGCCGCCCAGAAAATCGTAGGACGCGAGGCCTTCGGCGATGCTCTCGCGGATGGCCATTCCGCGAAGCACGACTCCCACCCCGCCCACACCCGGGGGACTGAAATCGCGATCGAAGGCCTCCTGGAGAGAATGCAGAACGCCGCGGAACGCGAAGCCGAATTGCGCCGCCCGGATCACTCCGTCCACCTCGAGATGGTAGAAGCGCAGCCAGCCGCGACGCAGAAACCCCTGGGCGACCTCCCTGTAAAACGCCCGCTTGCGCGGATTGTAGAAGTTGCCGGAGTGCCCCTCCGCTTCCCACCTTCCCTGGTGCATCACGAAGAACCGCTCCAGGTGTCCGTCCAGCTCTTCCGGCAGCGTGGTTCGCAGCATCCTCACCTTGAAATTCTTCACCAATTTGTTGGTCCGATAGCGGACCGTGGTCCTGAACTTGGCGGCCAGGGAGGTCAGGTAGGATTCATAGTCACCGGGGAGCGCGATGGACGAGCACGGATGTCTCTCCCGGTGAATCCGATCGGGCGCGCCGGCACCGAGAACCTCGATCAGCCGGTCCGAGGAAGGAGGACGCTCTTTGAGCCCCTGGAGGTCGGCCAGGGCCCACTCTCCTTTCACCTCCTGCGCCAGCGCGGAGAGAAACTGCTCCTCGGCGATTTTGCGCGCGAGGATCCCCAGGTATTCCGAGCCAACCCCCTCGTCCCCGAGGAAGGCGAGGACACGGGGACCCGAAAGCACGCCGGGCCCCAGGCGTCGACGATAGAACGGAGCCAGACCGACCAGGGCCCCTGTTTCGTCGCGCGCCGTGACAAGATGCGCCTCGCGTCCGGCACCGTAGTGCCTTGTCCAGGCGATGATCCATTCGGGACTCAAGAACACCTCGGGCTCCGATGCCTCGTCCAGCAGACGGCTCCACTCGGGGAGGAGGCGCCCCGGCCACTCCGCCGGGGGAACCCTCTCGAGGATCAAGGTGTGGACCTCGCCTCGCGGGCGCGCAGGTAGGAGATCCGTCGATCCACAGGTCGAGCGAGATCGCCTGTACGATTCCGGTCGGCCCAGGCGCGTGAGAGGAGCTCGAACGACGCCAGGAAGGCGGGCACGTTTCCCGGGAGACAACGACGCAGAGCCAGGCGATCATCACCGCGG
This genomic window contains:
- a CDS encoding GNAT family N-acetyltransferase, with product MILERVPPAEWPGRLLPEWSRLLDEASEPEVFLSPEWIIAWTRHYGAGREAHLVTARDETGALVGLAPFYRRRLGPGVLSGPRVLAFLGDEGVGSEYLGILARKIAEEQFLSALAQEVKGEWALADLQGLKERPPSSDRLIEVLGAGAPDRIHRERHPCSSIALPGDYESYLTSLAAKFRTTVRYRTNKLVKNFKVRMLRTTLPEELDGHLERFFVMHQGRWEAEGHSGNFYNPRKRAFYREVAQGFLRRGWLRFYHLEVDGVIRAAQFGFAFRGVLHSLQEAFDRDFSPPGVGGVGVVLRGMAIRESIAEGLASYDFLGGVEEYKIRWGTTPHYVQRARIGARGPAGGFAYLSTARLRDARLWVRGHLPERLVEARDRWRIRRQARKARELAAASEDTAR